The region GAATCATCAGCTAACAATCTAGCTTTCTTTACGCCCAGCAGAgttatttagttttctttcacAACTTTGCTTTTAAGATGCATACCGGGGCTGGGATTAGTTCTGTTAAGTTACAGGACCGAGGAATTCGGTTCTAACCTTGGGTGTAGGGactaattgctttcttttgtcaTCAGCCTGTTTTTTCACAGGCAGCATTCATGATCTATAATGTATGAAAATTCCTTAAGGGGAAGGTGACTTCTAgcctatttttgtcttttttgggtCTCTTAGTGGGGCAATTGGCACAATAACCTAAACCATTTCCCTAATCATCTTTACTGTCTTAACCACTTGTAACTTTCAGGCAAACTCAGAAAGTCCAATTAAATCATAGATCTAACTATTATTACTCTTATAAAAGCCATCTTCAATATGATCTGCAAGTAAATTGCCCAGAGAGGAGTGGGGTTTTCCCAGGAAGCAATCACACTGTATTCGACTTGGTGGGATCCCTTTGTAGAGCAATCCCACCTTGCCAAATACAGCAGGAACaagggggagcaggaaggaagcacAGCAGAAACCAGGGGTGCTCTGGAAACAATCCTCCCAGGGGGTCTGCCTCTCCAGCTGCTCCCAGAGAAGCTTTGTTAccccctgagctgtctcccatAAGCTGTTCCTGACTGCAGCCCCTCTGACACCGCCACGGGCAGCTTGTTCTGTGTTAACTCTCCTAGTGTTAACCCAGGTTATAATGAGCTTTGCTTAACAAATTAGAAAACCCTGTCCTTTCAACTTAGGATGGCAGGAGGCATGAAAAGACAATGAAGATATACTGCGAGCCCAGGTTTGGGATTGGGGCTTGTTAGTGTATATATAAGGAGCCAGGATTGCTTGCTTCAGTCAAGGACTGTCTTTTATACCCAGTTCCCTAGCTATAGAGGAAAACAGATAAGGAAACAAGATAATAGTTAAGTTTACTCTGTGTTTTAAGAAAGTTGGTAGTCTTAAGTAATATAGTAGTAATTCAGTTTAGTAAGACTCTAACAGGAGACTgtcccagttttcttttttatgtagcTGGGATTTATACTCATATTTTAATGCAAAGATCAGTTCTTTACCAATATTAAATTCAAGTTCATACTAAATTTGGCAAAATGAGTTTTATTTTGggagtgttttcctttgtttcttagtGACAACCAATTTCCCTCTACACTATAAAGAAGGTTAGGATACTAAAATAATGAGCTGTATTTGAGTTCCCAGGGACTGTCTGGGAACTGACAtaattgattctttaaaaattattttgaagagTGTACTGAGGGAATAAtacagtcaataaagtgcttttTATGCGATATGAAAACCAAAGTTCAGTTTTCAGGACTCAATATAAAAAATGCTGGGGGGGGTGGTTTGTGCCTGTAGTCAACGCACAAGGAATGTGTGCTAATAATTAACTGACTGTCCTCGAGGTACTGACAAAAGTCACCACACACAGACAATAATCACCCACTCAGAAAGACGGGCTGAGGACTGAAGAAAGCATCACTGAAGAACACTGAGCTGAGAACTGGTTCACACCACCAAAACTGCTGCAAAGCATTGTTCCCTGTTGAAAAGGGGAAGCCTCTGGGGTTGAAGTTTAATTCCTAGGCAGTTTGTCACATGCTCATGGGGAGACTTTAAGGCAAGCCGTGCACTATTTCCGTGCCTCAGCTTCTTCACCTGTACCTTGAGGGTAATGGTAATAGCACCTACCTTCTAGAAGGAACACAGCTAATTCTGTAGGATGCAAAGTGTCTTCTTCCAGGTAGTGGGAAAATTGTCACTAAGTGGCAATAGAGAAGATCCccaaagactgtttttttttttttttttttttttttttttacgtaaAAAGCATCTTAGCTGTCCTTCAGCTAAGATGAACTTCAGTTTAAGATAGGTAAAAATGAAAGTTGTCAGAGAAAGGTTAAAGAaggttttccctttaaaaattacatctCTATTTTGTGTGCTTGTGGTGTGTGGGGAAGCTCACACTTGATGCTGCACAAGTACAGGtcaggacaacttgagggagtccactttcttcttctgccttgtggatcccagggatgggactcaggtcatcagactgggtggcaagcacctttactttcTGAGCCGTCTTGCCAGGTCAAGGTTAAAGATCTTTAATCCACATGCATGCTGTTTGCGCTTGTCTGAGATGgtttatacattttattcttatattaGAAGGATGTACGTGAAACAGCTTTATGTCAATCTGGGTAATAGTCTGTCCATGATTAAGAGAGATGGGATTTTACAAATTATAGAGTTCAGATAAAAATGCTAGGTTGAGAGAAAATGTACCCCTTCCCCCAATCGTAATCTGTTTAGGAACACTTAAGGAGATTTAAAACAGTTATCCTCCAAGGAGTTTAGTTTAAGCACTTTTTTAGACACTCCCAGTAATTACAAGTTTATGGCATTGAGCATTCCTTTATCTGAACCCTCATCCTGTGCACCTTGGGTGAGGAAGCCTACAGGCAAGTGAGCCAAGTACATAGCTGCTCTCGGCCTTTTCAAGACACGATACACTCACTAAATTACTTAGATTCTAAATCAGCTTGCTGTGCCTTTAAGTATTGTAGTTGattataaataaggaaaagggaaggaagtttTCTTACAACCCCCTGGTTCTGAGTAGACAGAAGCAGTTGAGCTGATAGTTGGCTCACTGTAAGTGgctacccttccagaggacctgggttcaatttccagcacccacacggcagtttACAAGTGAGTGCAATCCCAATTCCAGAGGATTCAATGTTCTTTCCTAggttccatgggcaccaggcatgcaagtgatATGCAGATAGATATACATGTTGTACACTCCTAAAAGAAAATAAGTGCTGGTTTTGGCTCTCCCAAAGATTTCTGTAGAGCAACATCTCAATGTGCATTTGGTAGACTGTTGGTGGTCACTCCCCAGTGTCGGGTCGCCCTGCTGCTGGGTCTGAAGTAATGAAGACCGGACAATAACAGACCTATCCAGAGGAGGCAACTCTGTGCATTCTTGACATGCAGTCCTGGCCTTCCTCGGCAGTATCCCCTTCTCCGACATGCTTAACAGCTTGTTGGAATTTAGAATCTCCATGGAAACAACACTGAGTGTGTCTGCAAGACTTTGTCTGGAGAGATTTTAACCCTTTATCTCTGTCATCTCatgagctggggttacagactaAATGAGAAGGAGAAAGCCATCTTCTGGACCCTGGATGCAGGGTGACCAGCTACATTCCTGCCACCTTGCCTTCCCGCTGTGATGGGCTGTGGGCCACAGCAAAGCATCCTTCAGTTGCTTGTAGGCCTTTGTCACAGCAGCAAAGCAGTAATTCACCGACCtttattcttgcttttctttttctttctcctctctcttttcttctgcatAATTTCCCTCACATGCTCTCTACTGTTATTGGCTCAGCTTAGAAAAgctgattattttaattttcaagaaatgtCCAATTCTATTATTAGACTTCCTTAAACAATGGAGGTGATGGACACTGGACTCTAGCTTTTACTCACGCCTTTGGACTTTAATATAgtgaaatgaatataaaattctaATCATATGTGATATATATTGTAAAATTGCTTGGGAATTTTACAGAGATGATTCAGGTTCCAAGATGTTGGAGagacaacaaacaaaagcccccaaATACTGCCAGCTCCAAGTGTGGATCAAAAATGTCCTTTTTATAGGTATAGTGCTGAGGGTTCTGGACTCTAAGAATCAGAGGTTACTCTTTTGGCCCAGTCAATCTACACATAAAGAGGAGCTTTAATCAGGTAAATAGGAAGGGAAGGAGCAATGGGTCTCCATCAGTCTGGTGTGTGAACTGGCATGGTGGGTGTCTTTCTTTTAGGACCCTCCATAGACCCCTGAGACATATGCAGTTTGAAGGGCTGGTTCTTTCGAGTCTCTTGTGCGCCTCTCTGCCATACTGTGTGTTACAAGCACATTCCCAGCCCTTGCTGTTTTCTTGTCTTCCCCCACTGCTGGAACTTTTGAATTTTCCCTATTTCTTACTGTGCGGCAAGCTCTTCCCCGCTCTGCGGGCATCTGTGTGGCCACTTCTGCTGGGGAGGCATCTGAACCACCTCTTTCCAACAGTTCTATACAACATTATACAGTTTGGGTTCACCATTACTTCTCTGTAACCTCGAAGACACTATCCCCTGGTTTAGTTATCACAGTATTCCCAGGGCAGATTGCTCAGCCTGCCACCcagtaggcacacacacatgacaatTGATCCAgttttcaataaattaaaaaatgcacTCTACATTGCAAATGCTTCtctacatgtgtgtggatgtaagtgaacaaaaccagaaaattccTTCCTTTAGCTATCAGGGACTCTTATTTTGAGTGAGATGGGGAACATAATATGGATGAAAAAGAGCTAATCTGTGGGACCTCGAGCATCCTAGAGAAGTAAGCAAAGGCAGGCTAGGAGATGAGACCTGTGGACAGAGAACTGTGTCATCAAAAGCCAGCGAGAATGCTGGCCATGGGGGACTGCTCTCTGGAACTCTTCAGGAAGCCAGCTAAGGTTCAGAAACTTGAAGGTGCTTGACATTTGTAATCACTGACTAGACCATGGTGTTgtaggagcggcaggctgcgttcccacctggctcccgcacggctagctttatacccgaaataacaacacacaaattgtattcttttaaatactgcctggcccattatctgtagcccctctcccagtaaagtttgcccttgggtttagggacatcatttagggatttccccttcttcccctgccCTGCTGGATCACTAAGGAGCTGTCTGTCTCCAGAGACTGTCTCATGGACAAAGTGCTTGCCCTCATGGGACTTCCACCTCAGCTGGGAAGACAGCGTGTAAACAATGGGTACTCTAATTCTAGGTGTACACAATGTCAGAATGGCCTAAGTTCTGGGGAAAGCAAAGGAGtagagcagagaaaggaggatgatGCATGGCAGCAAATATAAAAACTAGGAACTCTGATGCAATGCTTGCTATAATTAGTAGTTGAATGTAGCACAGTGCTTAccgtgtgccaggcactgttctaaGAGTTTTACTTGACTCAATCAATCCTTAGACAATACTATGGAAGCTGGGGGAAATGCGGGAGGGATTAAAccagtaaagaaaacaaatgtagaCTGATGAAGTCTGTCTTGTGCTCTTCtgggtgcttgtctttacatccACTGTTGTTTGTGCTGCCCCGAGAGCTGGTGTGATTAAAGAAGTAGCTGTGAAGATACGTGTGAACACTTGAAAAGACAGCAGTGGTTCTTTCCAGCACAGTCCTTAAGGATGCCAcctttcttgttgtttttatttgtgtgtgtatatgtctgtcatgtgtgtgtatgtacatgtttgtgcaaAGATGTGCAAGCCTATGCATGCATactgaaagaagaaaggtttGCCTGTTCTCTTCTAGTACTCCCTgcttattcctttgaggcagggtctctccttaTTGAATCTGGGTCTTGGGCCTTCTTGGCCAGGCTAGAAGCCAGCAAATTCTACTTCTGTCCCTGCCCCTACTTAGAGCCAGGGTTGGAGGCTTTTGTGGAAATGCCCAGCTTGCAATGTAGGTGCTGAGATCCAAACTCTTATCCTCattgcaaagcaagcactcttaaccattgagccaatTTTCCAGCCCCCAAGTTCAATTCCTCTTCAACTGCATTTACAAAAGTTTACATACACTTTATTAAAACAAAGGTGCTGGAAGAAATACAATGAGCTCTTGGGCCTTCAGAGGTCACACCCTGAGTAGGAAAGACAGTCGAAATGCGTGCCTCCCACTTGTTAAAGAGAGTGAATCCCCTTACCTCTGCTTCCCTTTATTGTAACCGGGTTCTTTTGTTTCTGGCCGCCCAGgcccaaacaatcacacagaaactacattgaTTACAACTTcatggccaatagcttaggcatatttctggctaactcatatcttaaattaacccatttctatcaatctgtgtatcaccacaaggctgtggcctactggtgaAGTTCCactgtgtccttctcctttggcagctacatggcatctccctgactctgcctactctctctgtatttcctgcctggctttactctgccctgtcatagaccaaagcagctttattcattaaccaatcagagcaatacatatacagaagggcatccggCATCACTCAGTGCCTCCCTCATGTGGGAATAACAAACACTACTTTTTCCTGCTTCCCTCATGCAAGGACCTTTGCAGTCCTGCACAGGCAACTCCACAGGCTCAAGCTCAAGCCAGTGTTCCCTCGTTGTACCATACCTGCACCTGGGCAGTGCCACCACTTTCCTTAAGAACAACACTCACTCCTTTTCCACCTGATCGATCCCTATCCTTTAAGGTTTCCATAAAATGGAACTCCCAGGATACTAATCCCATAATTCCTTTATTGAAACCAGGCTCAGGTAGTAAAGGTTTACTGTATAGGCCCAGCATCTATCAGCTCCTGGGGATACCAGTGTCTGTTGCTGAGTTCCATCTTCTATAATCAGGAGGGGAGCAGCTGTAGTTTGGTATAGTGTGGCTGTGATGACTAAATGCATTGAATGGTATTCATAGGCTCCTCAGAACACTGCTGGTCTCTCAgaaaacaacgacaacaacaacaaaacccccaatgTATGCTAATCCCCATTGTCGTTTTCACtccaggaagagcagcaggtATCTGCAGAAGAGTGAgttcacttttctctttctctctctacagGAGGAGTAGACCCGAAGTCTCTTCCTCCGCTCATCAGTGCTGGATGTTGTTTCATCTGACAAACGAGACAAGGGAAATGGAGGGCAATGGGCGATACCAGCAGACTAATGGCCGTATTGAATTTCACAACTCGAGGAACAAGTGATAAACATCTGGCTAAAGATTCCATAGAAAATGCTCACCGTAGACGTTTGTGATaggaaaaacacacatgcatagaaaatgaaaatactccCAGCTAAAAAAAGCTTTTAAGTGTTGGTGATATGTGAATATATactgtacatataataaaaaatatcatgtAAAGCAAATATGCATCCTACGTATGTAATTTTAATTAACTAAATATGATTAGAAATTACTATATGTGGAGgtataatgttttatttacaaaTGAATCACTACTTTTGTAACTAGTTTTGTATTTTTGGGTTAATCTGCATCTCTATTTTTTGGAATATAGATCATGCAAATTGTAAATCTTCAtttataaatcttttatttataaacCTTTTTCTTCTTAAGAGGGAAAACTTAGGTCAACCACctgaaagacacaggctaaggGTGTGGCTAGAGGGCATGCCTGTCATGTGCGAGGCCCCATGCTCCATCCCCTGCAGTAGTgtgtgagaagaaaaagaaagaagagaaaaatgaaggcagGCATGATGGTGGTCAGCTGTACCCCCATGGCTGCCTGAGGAGGCTGAAACAAGAAGACTGGGAATAGAAGGGcggcttgggctacatagtactACACTGTGAAACACAAATGACCTGGACACGTCTGGgcatatgtgatttttttttaaatggttattTTCACTTGCCTTGGGCAAACTATGAATCCAAGTgttttttctgaattttcaatTATAGAATCTAAGAATTCATTATATTTGTCACTTCCGTGTTACTTTTAAAGCAATAGACTAATATGCTCTGCCAATCTGTAAAGGTCTACTTGATGACTGTATAGCATTGACAGTTAATGGTCCAGAAAGTTGGTCTGTGAAAAAGGGTCAGAGAGACCAAAGTGATGTCAAATTTATAGTTGCTCAGAGAGACGAACCTGTTTTCACAGGGAAGGGCACAGTGCACTGGCAAGGTGGAAATTAGTCTCATGGCTCTCAACtggtagttttgttttattttgttttagttttttttcccccacaggaaACATACtagaataaaatatatgaatttaggTACTGTATTAAGATACCCTTGTtttctggagtgtgtgtgtgagggtgggggaagaggaaaCTTTTTATCTCTTGCATTCAGAAATTTGATGCCTTGTCCTCAAGTGTTGGTTCAGAAATATTTCAGAAGTAGCCTTTCCCCACACTGTCCCTCTAGACATTGCCTTTGAAATTCTAAGGTTCCTGCTAGCGTCCCAATATTATACACTCAGCACTTATCAGTAATGGTAATGATGTTTATGCCAAACATATAAAGCCTAGATACATACTACAATAACATAATAATTAATTTTCATGAACTTCTGATGGCTCCTGGAGTAGAGAACACACTTTTCACACAAGCATTTAGAGACTTTCACAAATAGCCCTAATGGGTTTGCTTTGGGTCGAGGACCTGGGCTCTGGTGATAAAAGATAGAAAGACAGGAAATTCAGAGGATATGGGTAGGGAACAgccttagttagagtttctattgttgtgaagagacaccacaaccatagcaactcttataaagtaatacatttaattgtggtggcttacattttcagaggtttagtccattatcatcatcttGGGacttggtggcatgcaggcagacatggtgttggaaaaAGAGCTGAGATTCCTACAGCTTGACCTacaaacaacaggaagtggtctgagacaccgGGAGTGGCttaaacatatatgagacctcaaagcccgcctccacaatGACAtctttcctccaataaggccactcgactccagcaaagccacacctcctaatagtgccactccctttggaggccattttctttcaaaccatcacaggaaCCTTCACCTCAACCTCAAGGTCTAATTTATGCTTTTCACTATTTGGGAGTCAAATTTTAATACAACCATCTCAAACAGGAGGAGCACAACTCACAAACTGCTAAGGACAGGACATATGTGACCTCTGAGGATAGCTGTCAGAGCTCACCTCTCATCCCTAAGCCTGAACAGTGCATCTCATAAGCATCCCTATCAGCTCATACACAAAGGAAATTCTTGAAGAGAAACGAGTAACCACCTCATacaattttacttaatttttgaaCTGCTTTATTATATTTCAAAGATGTTTGAGCAATGTAAATTCAAAACCAcaaaatacacatgtacacactttcatacaacacacacacacgcacacacattcccCTGCAGTCCTGGACTCTGAACCTAGGATCTACCCCCTGCTAGATAGATGCCTTATTACTAAGACATATTCCCACTGTTTCcaatgtggttttattttgagacagggtctcatgaagtTGACCAGGCTTTGTGTGAACTTATTCTACAGCCATGCTTGCTTTGAACTTAGACCCTCATTCCCTAGCCTCTCAAGTAGCAGGGGTTACAGTTCTGCATACTAGGCCTAGCCACAATTACTGTTAAAACACAAGCATACCCCCTTTTCCTGAGACAGACACCCACCCACCCTCAATTTTTCCTTAACAGACATCAACTTTTTCCCATACTGTCctgttctgaaattcttttctgtggcATCAATTAAGACTCCTGCTTCCCAAGAGTAGATATCTCCAGAAAGGACTCATAACAGCTGGCCACACTGGGTTACAAGTTCTGCTTCAGCTGACAATCCCACAACACCCTATTTTAGCATCCTCCAGAGTGGATTGGCTTTTACACCTTCCACCTCAATGAGCAtcatgttctctctttctcctcttctcttgaCATGCTTTCATCTTCTAACCATGGTGGCCTCAGTCTCATGGCGaccctccctctgcctcagctgTCTTAGTTCTGGGCATTTTGCCACAAGGCCCAGCTGAAGGCACTCGTATCTCCAGACATGCCCCTTGGATAAGCTCTGAGAAGAACACTTCTCCAACACACCTGCAGTCGCATCTACCAGCCCAGCCACTTTAAGAGACTGTAAACTGTCATTCcagatttatattttatagataattAAGGGACAGGCACTGTGCCTATTCAACTGGGGTagatgagacagagagagtaggccCCTGGTGGTGTTTAATTCGCGAAAGGAGAGGCAAATTCGGTTGAAAAACACCCTTGACGTTGGTTGATTTGGCTACAGAGATGCCATCGGTGAGACGCATATAAGGGCCTTTGAGCAGTTCCTTCTATGATTCAGGGGACGCAGCGCCTCTCACATGCTCTGTGGAGCGTTTGTTAGGGTCTACTCCCTTCGAGAAGGCCTCACTCTGGAGTTTTGGGATAATTCTAGGAACACCGTCTGATTCTACAGTGAGATGGCTGAGATGTCTGTGTTACTTCTgtcacacatataaataatttcGATAAGAATTCGGGCCTGAATTATTGCTTTTAATCGCCAGTTAGGAACCACATATATAGACGATCCCTCCGAAGACATTGGATATATTTTCTACCGAAAATTACTtttgaattttcaaagaaaagagaaagttttcttcttcttcatgaaTTTGATTGAAAATCAAGGGCTTTTCCCACTagttctggcctgcaggaacatTTATCAGTAAAAGGTAAGAAGTCAGGTGGAATCCAAGTCCCTATGGGTCACCTGGTGTCGCAACCTGTGCGATTCTGCAGTGAGCACACATGGAAGTTTCTACTTTTGGGGTGAAAAGAAACACAAACGCCCCTCCACCGGGGGCGGGGGAGGTGTCTGGGAATGCACCAATCACAGCGCGCCCTGCTCTATATAAGCCCCCCCCGCCCGACCCCCCCCCTGCGCTGTTGGTggtctttttactttttcttactGGGTTATTTCTTGACTAATTCTTGGCTATGTCGGAAACGGCTCCTGCAGCCTCAAGTAGCCTTGTCCCAATTCCTGTCGAGAAACCTCCATCTAAGAGGCGAAGGAAGAAGCCTGGCCTGGCCACTGCTCGCAAACCCCGGGGTTTCTCGGTTTCCAAGTTGATTTCCGAGGCCCTTTCGACGTCCCAGGAACGGACCGGAATGTCCCTTGCTGCCCTGAAGAAAGCCCTGGCTGCGGCTGGCTATGACGTGGAGAAGAACAACAGCCGGATCAAGCTGGCCCTCAAGAGACTTGTGAATAAGGGGGTCCTGGTGCAGACCAAGGGCACCGGCGCCTCTGGCTCCTTCAAGCTCAGCAAGAAGGCTGCTCCTGAGCAGGTCAAGGGTAAGGTCAAGAAATCTGCTTCTGCCAAGGCGAAGAAGCTGGGCTTGTCCAGGGTCTCGAGATCCCCCAAGAGCAATAAGACCAAGGGTGTCAAGAAGCCGAAGGCCACGCCCACGAAAGCATCCGCCGGTGGACCCAAGACCAAAGGCACCAAGGGTGTGCAGCCGCGGAAAAGCCCCGCCAAAGAGAGGGCGGCCAACCCCAACGGTGGCAAGCCGAAGATGGGCCTGCAGAAGACCGACCTGAGGAAGGCAGCAGCGAAGAAGTGAGCTTCAAAGTCAGTTTTAGAAAACCCAAAGGCTCTTTTAAGAGCCActtccataatttttaaaatggcaaaaacactaaacaaaagttaatgaagccgggcggtggtggctcattcctttaatcccagcactcgggaggcaggcagattctctgagttcaaggccaacctggtctacagagccagttccaggacaggcactaaagccaCAAggaacccagtctcaaaaaacataacCAAAAAGTTAACGAGGTGGACAGTCGCTTTACGTGGATCTGTCTTCTAGACCCTAGAGTTAAAAAGTTTGGAGGGCCCTAGGTGTACCTATTTACAAATTTGGTGGTGTATTAATGCTTTCTCATTATCATAAAGGTCACCATAGGCGTATTTCATTCTAGAAATGCCACCATATCAAGGAAGAAAGTAGAGATGAGTTCAGTAATAGATACCACTTTGACCAAATATTGTATCAATTTACACTTTAAAAACACCCTTAATCAGTGTCCAGGCTGTCAAACCACCACTATGAACCCAGATGATTAGGAGTCAAGCTAGAGATTATACGTGTTTTCTTGAGTTTAATTTTTAGGATTTTGTGGGTGATGAATGGAAAAATGCAGTGAGCAGTATCAAGAATATTGGAAGTTTTTGCAGTTTATCAATAAAGATCAAATTTGTCCCATTTTATAAAATGGTTTAATACTATTGGCCTAACAAGTTACagttgaaatcttttttttttttttttttttttttttgatttttgagacagggtttctccgtagttttttggttcctgtcctggaactagctcttgtagaccaggctggcctcgagctcacagagatccacctgcctctgcctcccgagtgctgggattaaaggggtgagccaccaccgcccggtttacaGTTGAaatcttttgtatattttatgaaaataacatGTAGGCTTCATGAGATTGGCAAGAGCAGTATTAAAAATTAAGAGCCCTATTCTTTTAGGGAAATGTTAGGGTTTGAATTTAATGCTCAACATAACAAAAACAGTACTGGGGCAGTCAGGTGTGAAATTCTTGTGATTTAGCAGTTTTATGCATTGAGTGCCACAAATAGTAAATTTATATTCATCTATTTTAGGCCTTGGTTTCAGGAATGACAAAAGACCATAGCTAGAGAGATTGCTTAGTCAAATACACATGCTGGTCTTCAAGACCAGACTTTGGATATCAGAACACAACCCGTAAGTCCAGCTTCACGGAAATGCGACGCCCTCTCCTGGCAACTGTACAAACGCGCTACATACACGAACTTAAAACGCAACAATGCAGTTCGTGTATAAAATGGTCGTCCCCAGTAAAGAATCTGTAGTTAGGCCTTATTGTATACAATGAACAGCTAAACATATAATACCTTCAAT is a window of Chionomys nivalis chromosome 13, mChiNiv1.1, whole genome shotgun sequence DNA encoding:
- the H1-6 gene encoding histone H1t gives rise to the protein MSETAPAASSSLVPIPVEKPPSKRRRKKPGLATARKPRGFSVSKLISEALSTSQERTGMSLAALKKALAAAGYDVEKNNSRIKLALKRLVNKGVLVQTKGTGASGSFKLSKKAAPEQVKGKVKKSASAKAKKLGLSRVSRSPKSNKTKGVKKPKATPTKASAGGPKTKGTKGVQPRKSPAKERAANPNGGKPKMGLQKTDLRKAAAKK